A DNA window from Aestuariispira ectoiniformans contains the following coding sequences:
- a CDS encoding Fic family protein, giving the protein MNSTDNHRMICGYYLGFELKREANLSALTNDVVKSSAIEGEALNPEEVRSSIARRLGIDIAGLVPASRDVEGTVEMMLDATQQFSTPLTQDRLFDWHAALFPTGRSRMQRIAAAQWRRPDAGPMQVVSGPIGHETIHFEAPHADRLDKEMRAFLAWFDNGKDIDPVLKAGIAHLWFVTIHPFDDGNGRIARAIGDMALARADGTSDRFYSLSTQIDSERKDYYDQLERQQRSAPEITGWLEWFLDCLGGALSNAEATLGNVLFKAALWDRINENPVNDRQRRIINRMLAPDFKGYMNTSKYAKLAKCSNDTALRDIQTLKERGIFIQNPGGGRSTSYRLPDKVEKPIDGSRYRPEEN; this is encoded by the coding sequence TGAGTTAAAGCGAGAGGCCAATCTCAGCGCTCTGACCAACGATGTGGTGAAATCCTCCGCGATTGAAGGTGAGGCCTTAAACCCGGAGGAGGTTCGTTCGTCCATTGCCCGTCGCCTGGGCATCGACATTGCCGGGCTCGTCCCCGCCAGCCGCGATGTGGAAGGCACTGTTGAAATGATGCTGGATGCCACGCAGCAATTCTCGACTCCTCTGACACAAGACCGATTGTTTGACTGGCATGCGGCCCTTTTCCCAACCGGGCGCAGCCGAATGCAGCGTATCGCAGCGGCTCAATGGCGACGCCCCGATGCTGGCCCCATGCAGGTGGTTTCCGGCCCGATCGGCCATGAGACAATTCATTTTGAAGCGCCGCATGCAGACCGGCTGGATAAGGAAATGCGGGCATTCCTCGCATGGTTCGACAACGGCAAGGATATTGATCCTGTGCTCAAAGCCGGGATTGCCCATCTCTGGTTCGTAACGATCCACCCCTTCGACGACGGCAATGGCCGAATTGCCAGAGCAATCGGCGACATGGCGCTGGCCCGTGCCGACGGGACATCGGATCGTTTCTACAGCCTTTCCACGCAGATCGATTCCGAGCGGAAGGACTACTACGACCAGTTAGAAAGGCAACAGCGAAGCGCCCCGGAAATCACCGGCTGGTTGGAATGGTTTCTGGACTGCCTCGGGGGCGCCCTTTCCAATGCGGAGGCAACACTAGGTAATGTGCTGTTCAAAGCGGCTCTTTGGGACAGGATCAATGAGAATCCCGTCAATGATCGCCAACGCCGGATCATCAACCGGATGCTGGCCCCCGATTTCAAAGGCTATATGAATACCTCCAAATACGCCAAGCTGGCGAAATGTTCAAACGACACAGCCCTGCGGGATATCCAGACGCTCAAAGAACGCGGCATCTTCATTCAAAACCCGGGCGGCGGACGAAGCACCAGTTACAGACTGCCTGACAAGGTGGAGAAACCGATTGATGGATCCCGTTACCGTCCAGAAGAAAATTGA
- the ccmD gene encoding heme exporter protein CcmD yields MSEFFHMGGYAGYVWSSYGLALVVMIALLVSSWISWRRNENTLKALQVARTRRKDKRATQRPGKEAA; encoded by the coding sequence ATGAGTGAATTTTTCCATATGGGTGGTTATGCCGGTTATGTCTGGTCCTCCTATGGCCTGGCCCTGGTTGTCATGATTGCGCTTCTGGTGAGTTCCTGGATTTCCTGGCGTCGGAACGAAAATACATTAAAGGCCCTGCAGGTGGCCCGCACGCGCCGCAAGGACAAGCGCGCCACCCAACGTCCTGGCAAGGAGGCCGCATGA
- the ccmI gene encoding c-type cytochrome biogenesis protein CcmI has translation MTFWLVAAGLTVLVLALLTLPLLRKNRDGDIATEDYDMMVYKNQLKEIARERERGVLNGAEAEAAEAEISRRILAVDKVRRKDGKAVGAGRAVALAVVIAVLLPLGATAVYLNIGNPGMPDRPFAERDAERRLAQGGMPNIKKALENLQARLKENPDDLQGWAMLGRSLMTLQRFEEAADAYGKAAALDPKAGFQSAYGEALVYAADGTVTEKAQAAFKDALELAPGDPRAAFYLARGEYQAGNREKSLDMLITLAQSAPADAVWLPNVRDAALSVAEELDKDISDRLPEPAKVAATPKAAPMLSPEQIESMKDMNPEDRQQVIVSMVDGLAERMKGEPDNIQGWSRLARALVVLKRDQEALAAYDHILARQPDNVAMMLEKARAIRGFAGNVPTDESAELMARVVELDPNNMEALWFSAMARLRGGDRDGAKALFDRAMANLDPGAPEYQELASQVEKLMAQ, from the coding sequence ATGACGTTTTGGTTGGTGGCCGCCGGTCTCACGGTTCTGGTTCTGGCTTTGTTGACGCTGCCCCTGTTGCGCAAGAACCGCGACGGGGATATTGCGACCGAAGACTATGACATGATGGTCTACAAGAACCAGTTGAAGGAAATCGCCCGCGAACGCGAACGCGGTGTCCTCAACGGGGCAGAGGCCGAAGCCGCCGAGGCGGAAATCTCCCGCCGTATTCTGGCGGTCGACAAGGTGCGCCGGAAGGATGGCAAGGCCGTCGGTGCGGGGCGTGCGGTGGCGCTGGCCGTGGTGATTGCGGTGCTTCTGCCTCTGGGTGCGACGGCGGTCTATCTCAACATTGGCAATCCGGGCATGCCCGACCGGCCCTTTGCGGAACGCGATGCCGAACGCCGCCTTGCCCAGGGCGGCATGCCGAATATCAAAAAGGCGCTGGAAAACCTGCAGGCGCGGTTGAAGGAAAATCCCGACGACCTGCAGGGCTGGGCGATGCTGGGCCGTTCGCTCATGACGCTACAGCGGTTTGAAGAGGCGGCGGACGCCTATGGCAAGGCGGCGGCCCTTGATCCGAAGGCGGGCTTCCAGTCCGCCTATGGCGAGGCGCTGGTCTATGCCGCCGACGGTACGGTCACCGAAAAGGCGCAGGCCGCCTTCAAGGATGCGCTTGAACTGGCCCCCGGCGATCCGCGTGCGGCCTTTTATCTGGCGCGCGGTGAATATCAGGCGGGCAACCGCGAAAAATCCCTCGATATGCTGATCACACTGGCGCAATCCGCCCCGGCGGATGCGGTCTGGCTGCCCAATGTCCGGGATGCGGCGCTGTCGGTTGCCGAGGAACTGGACAAGGATATTTCGGACCGCCTGCCCGAACCGGCCAAGGTTGCCGCGACCCCGAAGGCCGCCCCGATGTTGAGCCCCGAGCAGATTGAATCCATGAAGGACATGAACCCGGAAGATCGTCAGCAGGTGATCGTTTCCATGGTTGATGGCCTGGCGGAACGCATGAAGGGTGAGCCGGACAATATCCAGGGCTGGTCCCGTCTGGCCCGTGCCCTGGTGGTTCTCAAACGCGATCAGGAGGCCCTGGCCGCCTATGACCATATCCTGGCCCGCCAGCCCGACAATGTGGCCATGATGCTGGAAAAGGCGCGGGCGATCCGGGGCTTTGCCGGAAATGTGCCGACCGATGAAAGTGCAGAGCTGATGGCGCGGGTGGTGGAACTGGACCCGAACAATATGGAGGCCCTGTGGTTCTCCGCCATGGCGCGGTTGCGCGGTGGTGACCGGGACGGGGCCAAGGCATTGTTCGACCGTGCCATGGCGAACCTGGACCCCGGCGCGCCGGAATATCAGGAGCTGGCCTCCCAGGTTGAAAAGCTGATGGCGCAATAG
- a CDS encoding cytochrome c-type biogenesis protein gives MIHGRVKAFFLVLALALVPQMAGAVLPDEILADPKLEARARDISEGLRCLVCQNESIDDSNADLARDLRIIVRERLQAGDTDEQVVSYITARYGDYVLLKPPFNAETFILWGSPALFLLFGAGAILLWFRGRRQEAEEAGTLANKALTQAERDRLKAILDEDK, from the coding sequence ATGATCCATGGCCGGGTGAAAGCCTTCTTCCTGGTTCTGGCGCTGGCGCTTGTGCCACAGATGGCAGGCGCGGTCCTGCCGGATGAAATTCTGGCCGACCCCAAACTGGAGGCGCGGGCAAGGGACATCTCGGAAGGGCTGCGTTGTCTGGTCTGCCAGAACGAGTCGATCGACGATTCCAATGCGGATTTGGCGCGGGACCTGCGCATTATCGTGCGCGAACGCCTGCAGGCGGGAGACACGGATGAGCAAGTCGTCAGTTATATCACTGCCCGCTATGGGGATTATGTGCTGCTGAAGCCGCCGTTCAATGCGGAAACCTTCATCCTGTGGGGCAGCCCGGCCCTGTTCCTGCTGTTTGGTGCTGGTGCGATCCTGCTCTGGTTCCGGGGACGCCGCCAGGAAGCAGAGGAGGCGGGCACCCTTGCCAACAAGGCCCTCACCCAGGCGGAACGTGACCGCCTGAAAGCGATTTTAGACGAGGATAAGTAA
- the ccmB gene encoding heme exporter protein CcmB, with product MKAFFSVIQRDIRLALRQGADLAMVLAFFVIAASLFPLGVGPDPAILGRIAAGVVWVLALLAVMLSLDRLFHNDYQDGALELLALGPQPLFLVVLAKVIAYWLTTGLPLLILAPVIAVMLNLDTGALSALMGGLLLGTPTLALVGAAGAALSLGARRAGLLIALLVLPLYIPVLIFGVSAVDAAVNGFPIRPHLLIMAAMMTAAVPLAPWAASAAIRHAMD from the coding sequence ATGAAGGCCTTTTTCAGTGTCATTCAGCGCGACATTCGCCTTGCCCTGCGTCAGGGGGCCGATCTTGCAATGGTTCTGGCCTTCTTCGTGATCGCGGCCTCGCTGTTCCCGCTGGGCGTGGGGCCGGACCCGGCCATTCTGGGGCGGATTGCCGCAGGTGTCGTCTGGGTTCTGGCGCTGTTGGCGGTGATGCTTTCCCTGGACAGGTTGTTTCATAACGATTATCAGGACGGCGCCCTTGAATTGCTGGCGCTCGGGCCGCAACCGCTGTTTCTGGTGGTGCTGGCAAAGGTGATCGCCTATTGGCTGACCACGGGCCTGCCGCTTTTGATCCTGGCGCCGGTGATCGCGGTGATGCTGAACCTTGATACGGGGGCTCTGTCGGCCCTGATGGGCGGTTTGCTTCTCGGCACACCGACGCTTGCGCTGGTGGGCGCGGCAGGGGCGGCCCTGTCATTGGGCGCGCGGCGCGCGGGGCTGTTGATCGCGCTTTTGGTTCTACCGCTTTATATACCCGTGCTGATTTTCGGGGTATCGGCCGTGGACGCGGCAGTGAACGGATTTCCCATTCGACCGCATTTGCTGATCATGGCGGCGATGATGACGGCGGCGGTGCCTTTGGCGCCCTGGGCAGCCTCTGCGGCGATCCGTCACGCAATGGATTAG
- a CDS encoding DsbE family thiol:disulfide interchange protein codes for MTSMMKRRLVFLVPLALFMGLAGYFYFGLGRDVTQVPSALIDKPLPDLDVPPLLDDMPGLKTADLKGKAQIINVFASWCVPCRAEHPIITKLAKQYGVKVNALNWKDKPEDAKAWLDKLGNPYATVGSDQKGRAGIDLGVYGVPETYVIDAQGRIRYKIAAPLQQRNLDQDILPLLKELNK; via the coding sequence ATGACTTCGATGATGAAACGACGCCTTGTTTTCCTGGTGCCTCTCGCCCTGTTCATGGGGCTGGCCGGGTATTTCTATTTCGGTTTGGGCAGGGATGTGACCCAGGTGCCCTCCGCGTTGATCGACAAGCCGCTGCCTGATCTGGATGTGCCGCCACTGCTGGACGACATGCCGGGGCTCAAGACGGCGGACCTGAAAGGCAAGGCGCAGATCATCAACGTCTTTGCCTCCTGGTGTGTACCCTGCCGGGCGGAACACCCGATTATCACCAAGCTCGCCAAGCAATATGGCGTGAAGGTCAATGCGCTCAACTGGAAGGACAAGCCGGAAGACGCCAAGGCCTGGCTGGACAAGCTGGGCAACCCCTATGCCACGGTCGGCTCCGACCAGAAGGGCCGCGCAGGGATTGATCTGGGCGTTTATGGCGTGCCGGAAACCTATGTGATCGATGCCCAGGGGCGTATCCGCTACAAGATTGCGGCGCCCTTGCAACAGCGGAACCTGGACCAGGATATTCTGCCGCTGCTGAAGGAATTGAACAAATGA
- the ccmA gene encoding heme ABC exporter ATP-binding protein CcmA, which produces MSMFEAQDLSCLRGQTLIFAGVEFAIDPGDALVLRGPNGSGKSSLLRVLAGLNPPLAGQLTWDGDDIHNDRQAHADRLVFVGHANAIKPPLTVRENLAFWAAQAGCEDRVDTAMEAMNLTGIADAPGRVLSSGQGRRLNLARLCLDKRPLWLLDEPTVGLDTDSCKSLEKVIAAHRASGGMVVLSTHIGIDVPDHKILDVGAFSEVIYEAAE; this is translated from the coding sequence ATGAGTATGTTCGAGGCACAGGATTTGTCCTGTCTGCGGGGGCAGACATTGATATTCGCGGGGGTGGAATTTGCCATAGACCCCGGCGATGCCCTTGTCCTTCGCGGTCCAAACGGCAGCGGAAAATCCAGTCTTTTAAGGGTGTTGGCGGGATTGAACCCACCACTGGCCGGGCAGTTGACCTGGGATGGTGACGATATTCACAACGACCGCCAGGCCCATGCGGACCGGTTGGTCTTTGTCGGCCATGCCAATGCCATCAAGCCGCCGCTGACGGTGCGGGAAAACCTGGCCTTTTGGGCAGCGCAGGCGGGGTGCGAGGATCGCGTGGACACTGCGATGGAGGCCATGAACCTGACGGGGATTGCCGATGCACCGGGCAGGGTCCTGTCCTCCGGTCAGGGGCGGCGATTGAACCTGGCGCGGCTCTGCCTGGACAAGAGGCCGCTGTGGCTGCTGGACGAGCCGACGGTGGGTCTGGATACGGATTCCTGCAAATCTCTCGAAAAAGTGATCGCGGCGCATCGGGCCTCGGGCGGGATGGTTGTGCTGTCGACCCATATCGGGATTGATGTGCCCGACCATAAAATTCTGGATGTCGGGGCCTTTTCCGAAGTTATCTATGAGGCGGCGGAATGA
- a CDS encoding heme lyase CcmF/NrfE family subunit — MIAELGHYALILALMAAVFQAVIPLWGAEMRDGRAMAVAGPAALAQFLCVAVAFGALTHAYVTSDFSVLNVAENSHTLKPMLYKVAGVWGNHEGSLLLWVMVLTLFGALVSLFGGNLPPALKARTLSVQAMISVGFLLFMLLTSNPFERLLPAPLEGNDLNPLLQDPGLAFHPPMLYVGYVGMSIAFSFAVAALIEGKVDAAWARWVRPWTLLAWSFLTAGIGLGSWWAYYELGWGGFWYWDPVENASFMPWLVATALLHSAIVVEKRDTLKSWTILLAIIGFSLSLIGTFLVRSGVINSVHAFANDPERGVFILAFLVISIGGSLTLYAWRAPALKGGGMFQPISREGALLLNNLLLTGACGVVFFGTVFPLILEMTGGEKISVGPPFFNMTFVPLMLPLLLAMGVGPLLAWKRGDLMAAAQRLRFAFLITVIVAGVSAIAVWGRDAYALIGLFVAIWLALSTLVELAKRAGWPRAGVAGTLRRITKLSRAAWGMTLAHLGVAVLVAGATGASMLTSEKVVSLKPGETVDLAGYEFTLDNVREVPGPNYVAMRGTYTVRKDGQVFAVFEPEKRRYMSTGRETTEAAIETSSWFDLYAVIGDKSDSGGYVTRIYHKPLVPWLWSGIGLMVLGGFVSLSDRRLRIGAPTRSRAAARPAPAE; from the coding sequence ATGATTGCGGAACTGGGCCATTACGCCCTGATCCTGGCCCTGATGGCGGCCGTATTCCAGGCAGTGATCCCCCTTTGGGGCGCGGAGATGCGGGACGGACGGGCCATGGCCGTCGCCGGTCCGGCGGCGCTGGCGCAGTTTCTTTGCGTGGCGGTGGCCTTTGGCGCGCTGACCCATGCCTATGTCACCAGCGACTTTTCCGTGCTCAATGTGGCGGAGAATTCCCATACCCTGAAACCGATGCTCTATAAGGTCGCCGGCGTCTGGGGCAACCACGAAGGCTCGCTTCTGCTCTGGGTGATGGTGCTGACCCTGTTCGGGGCGCTCGTCAGCCTGTTCGGTGGCAATCTGCCCCCGGCGCTCAAGGCGCGTACGCTCTCCGTCCAGGCGATGATTTCGGTCGGCTTCCTGCTGTTCATGCTGTTGACCTCCAACCCGTTCGAGCGCCTGCTTCCGGCACCGCTGGAGGGCAACGACCTGAACCCGCTGTTGCAGGACCCGGGACTCGCCTTCCATCCGCCCATGCTTTACGTGGGCTATGTGGGCATGTCGATTGCCTTCAGCTTCGCCGTCGCCGCCCTGATCGAGGGCAAGGTCGACGCGGCCTGGGCCCGGTGGGTCCGTCCCTGGACATTGCTCGCCTGGTCCTTCCTGACCGCCGGGATCGGCCTGGGGTCCTGGTGGGCCTATTACGAATTGGGCTGGGGTGGCTTCTGGTATTGGGACCCGGTGGAAAACGCCTCCTTCATGCCGTGGCTCGTGGCGACAGCCCTGTTGCATTCGGCAATCGTGGTGGAAAAGCGCGATACGCTGAAAAGCTGGACCATCCTGCTGGCGATCATCGGCTTTTCGCTCAGCCTGATTGGTACTTTCCTGGTCCGTTCCGGCGTGATCAATTCCGTGCATGCCTTTGCCAATGACCCGGAACGCGGCGTATTCATCCTGGCCTTCCTGGTGATCTCCATTGGCGGCAGCCTGACGCTTTACGCCTGGCGGGCGCCTGCCCTCAAAGGCGGCGGCATGTTCCAGCCGATCAGCCGCGAAGGTGCGCTGTTGCTCAACAACCTGCTGTTGACCGGGGCCTGCGGCGTGGTCTTCTTCGGTACGGTCTTCCCGTTGATCCTGGAAATGACCGGGGGCGAAAAGATTTCTGTTGGACCGCCGTTTTTCAACATGACCTTCGTGCCGCTGATGCTGCCGCTGTTGCTGGCGATGGGCGTGGGGCCGCTGCTGGCCTGGAAACGGGGCGACCTGATGGCCGCCGCACAGCGTCTGCGCTTTGCCTTCCTGATTACGGTGATCGTCGCCGGGGTCAGCGCGATTGCGGTCTGGGGCCGCGATGCCTATGCGCTGATCGGCCTCTTCGTGGCGATCTGGCTGGCGCTGTCGACGCTGGTAGAGCTGGCGAAACGCGCCGGTTGGCCGCGCGCTGGCGTGGCAGGTACCCTGCGCCGGATCACCAAATTGAGCCGGGCGGCCTGGGGCATGACGCTGGCCCATCTGGGCGTGGCCGTGCTGGTGGCCGGGGCCACGGGCGCGTCGATGCTGACGTCTGAAAAGGTTGTTTCCCTCAAGCCGGGCGAGACGGTGGACCTGGCGGGCTATGAATTCACGCTGGACAACGTGCGCGAGGTACCGGGGCCCAACTATGTGGCCATGCGCGGCACCTATACCGTCCGCAAGGACGGTCAGGTCTTCGCCGTCTTCGAGCCGGAGAAACGGCGCTATATGTCAACCGGTCGTGAAACCACCGAGGCGGCGATCGAAACGTCGAGCTGGTTCGACCTCTATGCGGTGATCGGGGATAAATCCGACAGCGGCGGTTACGTCACGCGGATTTACCATAAACCGCTGGTTCCCTGGCTTTGGAGCGGGATAGGCCTGATGGTTCTGGGCGGCTTTGTGTCCCTGAGTGACCGCCGCCTGCGGATCGGTGCACCCACGCGCAGCCGGGCCGCCGCACGGCCTGCGCCTGCGGAATAA
- the ccmE gene encoding cytochrome c maturation protein CcmE — translation MSRSRAATRKRARMYAVIAGLAMLGIATALVLVAMQDNITFFFGPSEVAQKAVEPGQTFRLGGLVAEGSVEKAADGVTTRFKVTDLVESVPVTYSGVLPDLFREKQGVVALGQLNGQGVFVASEVLAKHDEKYMPPEAVEAMKRAGTWRHAEGESE, via the coding sequence ATGAGCAGATCCCGGGCCGCAACCCGCAAAAGGGCGCGGATGTATGCCGTCATCGCTGGTCTGGCGATGCTGGGCATTGCGACTGCATTGGTGCTGGTCGCCATGCAGGATAACATCACCTTCTTTTTCGGCCCCAGCGAAGTGGCGCAAAAGGCCGTCGAGCCGGGCCAGACCTTCCGTCTGGGCGGGCTGGTGGCCGAGGGGAGCGTCGAAAAAGCCGCCGATGGCGTAACGACCCGCTTTAAGGTGACGGATCTGGTGGAAAGCGTGCCGGTAACCTATAGTGGTGTTTTGCCCGACCTGTTTCGTGAAAAGCAGGGCGTCGTCGCCCTGGGCCAGTTGAACGGCCAGGGCGTTTTCGTCGCCAGTGAAGTTCTGGCCAAACATGACGAGAAATATATGCCGCCCGAGGCAGTCGAGGCGATGAAACGCGCCGGTACATGGCGCCATGCAGAGGGAGAGAGCGAATGA
- a CDS encoding heme ABC transporter permease, translating into MHRFANPTRFMKIANAIMPFAAVGCAGLLGLGLYLALVASPVDYQQGDTVRIMYIHVPAAYMAVMIYAVMAGASASSLIWKHPLADLVARASAPIGMGFTFLCLATGSLWGKPMWGTWWVWDARLTSVLILFFLYMGYIALINAFDDPQRGAKPAAILTLIGVVNLPIIKFSVDWWNTLHQPASLLRMDGPSMPAEMLQPLFTLMGAFTLFYLVTLVLRLRGEIAAAKIRTLRIMGATE; encoded by the coding sequence ATGCATAGATTCGCGAACCCTACCCGTTTCATGAAGATCGCCAACGCGATCATGCCTTTCGCTGCTGTCGGCTGTGCCGGGTTGCTGGGCCTTGGTCTCTATCTGGCACTTGTGGCCTCGCCGGTGGACTATCAGCAGGGCGACACGGTCCGCATCATGTATATCCATGTGCCTGCGGCCTATATGGCGGTGATGATCTATGCGGTCATGGCAGGCGCCAGCGCCAGTTCGCTGATCTGGAAACATCCGCTGGCCGATCTTGTGGCCCGCGCCAGTGCGCCGATCGGCATGGGCTTTACCTTCCTGTGCCTGGCGACCGGCTCGCTTTGGGGCAAGCCGATGTGGGGCACATGGTGGGTCTGGGACGCGCGGCTGACGTCGGTCCTGATCCTGTTCTTCCTCTATATGGGCTATATCGCGCTGATCAATGCCTTTGACGATCCGCAACGCGGGGCGAAACCGGCGGCGATCCTGACCCTGATCGGCGTCGTGAACCTGCCGATCATCAAATTCTCCGTCGACTGGTGGAATACCCTGCATCAACCGGCAAGCCTGCTGCGTATGGACGGGCCGAGCATGCCGGCGGAAATGCTGCAGCCGCTTTTCACCCTGATGGGGGCTTTCACCCTGTTTTATCTGGTGACGCTGGTCCTGCGCCTGCGCGGTGAGATCGCGGCGGCGAAAATCAGAACATTACGCATTATGGGAGCTACGGAATGA